The genomic DNA GAGTCAAGAAGCGGGTCTGTGTTGCGCTTCTTCCGGATGTCAGGGAGGGCGAGTACGTCATAGTCCACACGGGATATGCGATTGAGAAGCTTCGGCGCGACGAGGCGGAGAAGACACTGGAGCTGTTCAGACAGATGGCCGAGATGACAGACGAACCTCCGTCTGACAATCAAGACTGACCGTGGTCATGGGACTTCGAATGAGCCATCTGGTCGCAGAAACATCCCATATTGCGAAAACTGAAACGGTGGCAGGCGTACTACCGAGCTCCCGTGTGTATCGACCAACCAATCTCTAGGAATGCCTGGAT from Candidatus Thorarchaeota archaeon includes the following:
- a CDS encoding HypC/HybG/HupF family hydrogenase formation chaperone; this encodes MCLAVPGLVASLDGDFAEVDFGGVKKRVCVALLPDVREGEYVIVHTGYAIEKLRRDEAEKTLELFRQMAEMTDEPPSDNQD